From the genome of Vigna angularis cultivar LongXiaoDou No.4 chromosome 11, ASM1680809v1, whole genome shotgun sequence, one region includes:
- the LOC108333952 gene encoding scarecrow-like protein 14, with the protein MDPNTVMSSYEFDEWDLNGHYTNLFTDPFFSQSDMGPPEFSPNTILNSDPLISSSADSAAMVATVEEDTDFSETFKFISQILMEENFEQKPCMCYDPLTLQHTEKSFYDALELEPPLPLSPNQHPLESPDGNSSNSTTDSANSHDLKPSSPNTPVSGGGEALHSSTHAPSFFVPPSALTKINDGTLDMDSSVSKLLAENIFNDAESMLQFRRGLEEASKFLPQRPQLFTGLESATDSAEPEVGGEVTVKRENSIGVKSRKNHARQQDEEEERSNKHSEVCVDEENEISEIFDKVLLSVENVPLCASKNVSVAVGDGNAKLSEQSPSVDVGKVRSKRQGKKKETVDLRTLLVLCAQAVSASDNRTANELLKQIRQHSSALGDASQRLAHYVGNALEARLVGAGTGTQIFYMSYRNFTTTDFLKAYQVFISACPFKKFAHFFANKMIMKTAEKAETLHIIDFGILYGFQWPILIKFLSSRTGGPPKLRITGIEYPQPGFRPSERIEETGRRLAKYCNRFNVPFEYKAIPSRNWETIQIEDLKIESNEVLAVNCLVRFKNLLDESIEVSSPKNAVLNLIRKMNPHIFVQSVVNGSYNAPFFVTRFREALFHYSSIYDMFDTLVSRENEWRLMLEREFLGREIMNVVACEALERVERPETYKQWQVRNTRAGFRQLPLDKELMAKFRNKLREWYHKDFVFDEDGGWMLQGWKGRILYASSCWVPA; encoded by the coding sequence ATGGATCCAAACACTGTCATGAGCAGTTACGAGTTTGATGAATGGGATCTCAATGGACACTACACCAACCTCTTCACGGATCCTTTTTTCTCTCAGTCCGATATGGGCCCACCTGAGTTTTCTCCAAATACAATTTTAAACTCTGACCCGCTTATTTCGTCCTCCGCCGACTCCGCCGCTATGGTGGCTACGGTTGAGGAAGACACTGATTTTTCAGAAACCTTCAAGTTCATAAGTCAAATTCTCATGGAAGAGAACTTTGAACAGAAACCTTGTATGTGCTATGACCCTTTGACTCTGCAACACACTGAGAAATCATTCTATGATGCTTTGGAATTGGAACCGCCACTGCCTCTTTCCCCTAATCAGCACCCGCTTGAGAGCCCCGATGGTAATTCTTCCAATTCCACTACTGATTCAGCCAATTCTCACGACTTGAAGCCTTCTTCACCCAATACACCTGTTTCTGGTGGTGGTGAGGCTTTGCATTCCTCTACCCACGCGCCCTCTTTCTTTGTTCCTCCGTCTGCTTTGACAAAAATTAACGATGGAACCCTGGATATGGATTCTTCTGTGAGCAAGCTCTTGgctgaaaatattttcaatgatGCAGAATCTATGTTGCAGTTTAGGAGAGGGTTGGAGGAGGCTAGTAAGTTTCTTCCTCAGAGACCTCAGCTTTTCACTGGGTTGGAGAGCGCCACCGATTCTGCGGAACCAGAGGTAGGAGGGGAGGTAACCGTTAAGCGTGAGAATTCAATTGGGGTGAAGAGTAGAAAGAATCACGCGCGCCaacaagatgaagaagaagaaagaagcaaCAAACACTCTGAGGTTTGTGTTGATGAGGAGAATGAAATATCTGAAATATTTGATAAGGTATTGCTTAGTGTTGAAAATGTGCCACTGTGTGCTAGTAAGAATGTATCTGTGGCAGTGGGAGATGGTAACGCAAAGCTGAGTGAGCAATCGCCTTCGGTTGATGTAGGGAAGGTTCGTTCCAAGAGGcaagggaagaagaaggaaacaGTGGATTTGAGGACCCTTTTGGTTCTGTGTGCACAAGCTGTGTCTGCCAGTGACAACAGGACTGCTAATGAACTACTGAAGCAGATTAGGCAGCATTCTTCTGCTTTGGGTGATGCCTCACAAAGGTTGGCTCATTATGTGGGCAATGCTTTGGAGGCTCGCTTGGTTGGTGCCGGAACTGGAACACAGATATTTTATATGAGCTACAGGAACTTCACTACTACTGATTTCCTGAAAGCGTACCAAGTTTTCATATCTGCCTGCCCTTTCAAGAAATTTGCACATTTCTTTgcaaataaaatgattatgaaAACAGCAGAAAAGGCAGAAACTCTTCATATTATTGACTTTGGTATCTTGTATGGTTTCCAGTGGCCAATTCTTATCAAGTTTTTATCAAGTAGAACTGGAGGACCTCCCAAGCTGCGCATCACAGGAATAGAGTATCCCCAACCAGGCTTTCGCCCATCCGAAAGAATCGAGGAGACTGGTCGTCGTCTAGCTAAGTATTGCAACCGATTCAATGTTCCCTTTGAGTACAAGGCCATACCATCAAGAAACTGGGAAACCATTCAAATTGAAGACCTTAAGATTGAGAGCAATGAGGTGCTTGCTGTGAACTGTCTGGTAAGGTTTAAGAATTTGCTTGACGAATCAATTGAAGTGAGCAGTCCCAAAAATGCTGTTCTGAATTTAATCAGGAAGATGAATCCGCATATTTTTGTTCAATCCGTGGTAAATGGATCTTATAATGCCCCTTTCTTTGTCACGCGCTTCCGGGAGGCACTGTTCCATTATTCTTCAATTTATGATATGTTTGATACTCTGGTATCCCGTGAAAATGAATGGAGGTTGATGCTTGAGAGAGAATTTTTGGGTCGGGAGATCATGAATGTTGTAGCATGTGAAGCTCTTGAAAGGGTTGAGAGGCCTGAAACATACAAACAATGGCAGGTTAGGAATACTAGAGCTGGTTTTAGGCAGCTACCACTGGACAAGGAGTTAATGGCCAAATTTAGGAACAAGTTAAGGGAATGGTACCACAAGGATTTTGTCTTTGATGAAGATGGCGGCTGGATGCTTCAAGGTTGGAAGGGTCGCATTTTGTATGCTTCATCTTGTTGGGTGCCAGCATAA